One part of the Tenacibaculum sp. 190130A14a genome encodes these proteins:
- a CDS encoding GNAT family N-acetyltransferase codes for MNIKTLKETSIEEILEVFNHSFSDYFVPFKLTYEQLLAKMKADKTDLSLSVGTFENETLVGFILHGFDVINHKKIAYNGGTGVIPEKRGLGLTKQMYSYILPILKTKGINKLQLEVISNNIQAIKSYQKAGFEIKRNLSCFKGTITSLPTNSTIKIKPITSYHWELMESFWSVSPTWQNASNTLHELTHIHTSLGAYYQNQLVGYVIYNPSSNRIQQIAIDKAFRKQKIASSLINKLLKGNETKISVINVDNSNQELCLFFEKIGLSYYLEQLEMQLNL; via the coding sequence ATGAATATCAAAACTCTAAAAGAAACAAGTATAGAAGAGATCTTAGAAGTTTTTAATCATTCTTTTTCTGATTATTTTGTTCCGTTCAAACTAACATACGAACAGTTATTAGCTAAAATGAAAGCTGATAAAACAGATTTATCTCTATCTGTAGGTACTTTTGAAAACGAAACACTTGTTGGTTTTATTTTACATGGATTTGATGTAATCAATCATAAAAAAATTGCATACAATGGTGGTACAGGAGTTATTCCAGAAAAAAGAGGTTTGGGGCTCACCAAACAAATGTATTCTTATATCCTTCCTATTTTAAAAACCAAAGGCATCAACAAACTTCAGTTAGAAGTAATTTCAAATAACATTCAAGCCATCAAATCTTATCAAAAAGCAGGCTTTGAAATTAAAAGAAACCTATCTTGTTTTAAGGGTACAATTACAAGTTTACCTACCAACTCAACAATTAAAATCAAACCAATAACTTCTTATCACTGGGAACTCATGGAGTCTTTTTGGAGCGTTTCTCCTACCTGGCAAAACGCTAGCAATACGTTACATGAATTAACTCATATTCATACCTCTTTAGGAGCCTATTATCAGAATCAACTTGTGGGATATGTAATTTACAATCCTTCGAGTAACAGAATACAACAAATTGCCATTGATAAAGCTTTTAGAAAACAAAAAATTGCTTCATCCTTGATTAACAAACTATTAAAAGGGAATGAAACCAAAATTTCAGTAATTAATGTTGATAATAGTAATCAAGAACTGTGCTTGTTTTTTGAAAAAATAGGGCTCTCTTACTATCTTGAACAACTAGAAATGCAATTAAATTTATAA
- a CDS encoding lipoyl domain-containing protein has translation MINRILNFILKKLGTSKKSTSNKPRLKPANTIILEEGKTETICLPDFNKYQNLTIAKWHFHIGDMIEGGDIICEIQNNQVTIEFESLMEGELIWSCEPNKKLTTGMDICTIRGVANE, from the coding sequence ATGATAAATAGGATACTAAATTTTATTTTAAAAAAATTAGGTACTTCAAAGAAAAGCACCTCAAATAAACCTCGATTAAAACCTGCCAATACTATTATACTTGAAGAAGGTAAAACAGAAACTATCTGCCTTCCAGATTTTAATAAATATCAAAACTTGACTATAGCAAAGTGGCATTTTCACATTGGTGATATGATTGAAGGAGGAGATATTATTTGCGAAATTCAGAATAATCAGGTTACAATAGAATTCGAAAGCTTGATGGAAGGAGAACTCATATGGAGTTGTGAACCTAACAAGAAATTAACCACAGGAATGGACATTTGTACGATTCGTGGAGTTGCAAATGAGTAA
- a CDS encoding DUF418 domain-containing protein, protein MNSTFLNQDEFAKQWTSSIDTISEKILQLFFYTKFFPIFSLLFGLGISMQALKLAEKGKLSFSFFARRMFYLFLFGVFHIVFLWSGDVLNIYAVLGLLTTLLIKKSNKVILIAAGVFLFFPFYDQVFGYFFELINYRPEIYLQEHTGATVNQIIKNGSYAEGIQLRLLEYLSNIPMLFGFLAPIALSMFLIGLYLGKNKIYESLDSFITKLTKPVLLITILTSIYRVCFLLVFTKLDIYKLELARTLFIKLMVLSDVIMGLFYLWGIGWLWYNTQWKKVLAPLRFAGRMALTNYLMQSLIGLILFSSIGFQLYETLSPSQTLLTAILVFAFQVILSKIWLRYFKFGPLEWLWRCLTYKKVLSIKK, encoded by the coding sequence ATGAATTCGACATTTCTGAATCAAGACGAATTTGCGAAACAATGGACTTCGAGCATCGATACCATCTCCGAGAAAATTTTACAGCTATTTTTTTACACCAAATTCTTTCCTATTTTCTCATTGCTTTTTGGATTAGGAATTTCAATGCAAGCTCTTAAGCTTGCTGAAAAAGGGAAACTTTCTTTTTCCTTTTTTGCCAGAAGAATGTTTTACCTATTTCTTTTTGGAGTATTTCATATTGTATTCCTGTGGTCTGGAGATGTATTAAATATCTATGCTGTTCTTGGGTTATTAACCACCTTATTAATCAAAAAATCTAATAAAGTCATTTTAATTGCAGCCGGAGTTTTTCTCTTTTTTCCTTTTTACGATCAAGTATTCGGATATTTTTTTGAACTCATTAATTATCGTCCTGAAATTTATTTACAAGAACATACTGGAGCTACCGTAAATCAAATCATAAAGAATGGAAGTTATGCAGAAGGAATACAACTAAGATTATTAGAATACCTTTCTAACATTCCAATGTTATTCGGATTTTTAGCCCCCATTGCCTTATCCATGTTTCTAATAGGATTATATTTAGGTAAAAATAAAATTTACGAATCTTTAGATTCTTTCATTACTAAACTCACAAAACCAGTACTCTTAATCACTATACTAACAAGTATTTACAGAGTTTGTTTTTTACTTGTATTTACCAAACTTGACATTTATAAATTAGAATTGGCTAGAACCCTATTTATTAAACTAATGGTACTTTCAGATGTTATTATGGGATTATTTTATTTATGGGGAATTGGATGGCTTTGGTACAATACCCAATGGAAAAAAGTTCTAGCTCCATTAAGGTTTGCAGGTCGTATGGCATTAACCAATTACCTAATGCAAAGCTTGATAGGTTTGATTTTATTTTCTTCTATAGGGTTTCAACTTTATGAAACTTTAAGTCCGTCACAAACGTTACTAACCGCTATTTTAGTTTTTGCCTTCCAGGTTATTTTGAGTAAAATATGGTTACGCTATTTTAAATTTGGACCTTTAGAGTGGTTATGGAGATGTTTGACCTACAAAAAAGTACTCTCAATTAAAAAATAA
- a CDS encoding helix-turn-helix domain-containing protein, whose amino-acid sequence MPNTFRSNCPITSALDIVGDKWSLVIIKQILFERKSTFKDFTGSTEAIATNILSSRLKMLEEYGILSKTKLPENKKTNIYFLTDKGLGLTPTLMELTFWSKDHIQEFHPNLNLDQQITAAQKNKEAAYESIIKNYKNWLQELS is encoded by the coding sequence ATGCCAAATACATTTCGATCAAACTGCCCCATCACCTCAGCACTTGATATTGTTGGAGATAAGTGGTCATTAGTTATTATAAAACAAATACTTTTTGAAAGAAAAAGTACTTTTAAAGATTTTACAGGTAGTACCGAAGCTATTGCCACGAATATCCTCTCGTCCCGATTAAAAATGTTAGAAGAATATGGCATTCTTTCAAAAACCAAGTTACCTGAAAATAAAAAAACCAATATCTATTTCTTAACAGATAAAGGACTAGGACTAACCCCCACCCTTATGGAACTTACTTTTTGGAGTAAAGATCATATTCAAGAATTTCATCCAAATTTAAATTTAGATCAACAAATAACAGCTGCTCAAAAAAATAAAGAAGCAGCTTATGAGAGCATTATCAAAAATTATAAAAATTGGTTACAGGAATTATCGTAA
- a CDS encoding DUF7000 family protein: MKNLNYYVAIYKEQLTKGDILIAYNELVKFVMKLRVNFIKNLSNQYTFTGILHGYMDYTYFYYTNDFLKNNKLKLGLILNHIEMRFEIWLLGNTVKVQKEYWELLKESKWNKNNNEMPTYSILEVIIEDTPDFDNLPILAKDIKQKLLQESEMIISTLKKLI; this comes from the coding sequence ATGAAAAACTTAAATTATTATGTAGCCATTTACAAAGAGCAACTTACTAAAGGGGATATACTCATAGCCTACAATGAGTTAGTGAAATTTGTAATGAAACTACGAGTTAATTTCATTAAAAATCTTTCCAACCAATATACATTTACAGGTATTCTTCATGGGTACATGGATTACACCTACTTCTATTATACCAATGACTTTTTAAAAAACAACAAACTCAAATTAGGACTTATTTTAAACCATATAGAAATGCGCTTTGAAATATGGTTACTCGGTAACACCGTTAAAGTTCAAAAAGAATATTGGGAGTTACTTAAAGAATCTAAATGGAATAAAAACAACAATGAAATGCCTACATATTCAATTTTAGAGGTAATCATTGAAGACACTCCTGATTTTGATAACTTACCTATATTAGCAAAAGATATAAAGCAAAAGTTACTTCAAGAGTCTGAAATGATAATTTCAACCCTAAAAAAGCTCATATGA